The DNA window GCCCGGGGGCACTCGCATGCCCTGGGGCACGAGCGCCTGCGCCGCGATCAGCGAACCCGCGCCGATGTGCGCGCCGTTGAGCACCGTGGCCCCCATGCCGACCAGTACGTCGTCCTCCACGGTGCAGCCGTGGAGGACGGCGTTGTGGCCCACCGAGACGCGGTCGCCGATCGTGACGGGGAAGCCCGGGTCCACGTGCACCGTGCAGTTGTCCTGGATGTTGCTGTCGGCGCCGAGGACGATCGGACCGCAGTCGGCGCGCAGCACGGTGTGGTACCAGACGCTGGCGCCCGCACCGAGGAGGACGTCCCCGAGAACGACGGACGTCGGCGCGGCGAAGGCCGACGGGGCGATCCTCGGCTCCTTGCCGCCCACCCCGGTGATCAAAGCCTGCTCTGCCATCCCGTGCTCCTCGGTGCTTCTGTGGCTTGTGTGCCGGTCGGTCGCGCCAGGGGAACCGTAAGCGACGGCCTTCGCCGTCGGCATGCCGGGTGGGGCGAACATCACAGCGGACCCCTCCGGGCCGTGTGCGTCCCGCCGACTACCGTGTGCGGGTGCCGAAGAACAGAAACACGTTCTCATCGTTGTCCGCCCTGGCCGCCTGGCGCCGTCGCCTGGTGACCAGCGCCGTGCACGGCGGCTGGCGCCGGCTCCAGCAGGCCGGGGCGGTCACCGCCGAGCGCCCGGGACGGCTGCGCTTCGGTTCGATCGGCGCCGGTACGAAGCTCGCCTTCCCGCAGGGCACCGTGTTCGGCGAGGAGTGGATCCACCTGGGCGACCACTGCATCATCGGTGAGCAGGTCACGCTGACCGCGGGCATGATGCCCGGCCTCGACCTCGGCCCCGACCCGATTCTGCGGCTCGGCAACGGTGTGGTCCTCGGCCGGGGCAGTCACGTCATCGCCGACACGACGGTGACCATCGCGGACGACTGTTACTTCGGCCCGTACGTGTACGTCACGTCCACGAACCACAGTTACGACGATCCGGACGTTCCCGTCGGCAAGCAGTGGCCGCGCACGGACCCCGTGGAGATAGGCCCGGGCTGCTGGATCGGCACGGGCGCCGTGATACTGCCGGGCGCGCGCATCGGGCGCAACGTCGTCGTCGCGGCGGGTGCTGTCGTACGGGGCGAGGTGCCCGACCACGCGGTGGTCGCCGGGGCGCCGGCCCGCGTCGTACGCCGCTGGGACGCGGAGACGGGCTGGCAGCCGCCGCTGCGGACGCCCGCGCCCGTACCGATCCCCGAAGGGGTCACTCCTGAGCAACTGCTGGCGCTGGCCGAGCTGGAGGCGGAGGCCGCCGAGTGAGACGCCGCTATCCGGCGGCGAGCAGGACCGTGCCCACCACCGCCAGCCCCGCCCCGGCCGCCTGCACCGCGCGCAGGCGTTCCTTGAGCAGGACGAGGGCGCACAGCACGGTCACCACCGGGTAGAGGTTCGCCAGTACGGCGGCGACGGTGACGGGGCCGGTCTGCGCGGCGATGGAGTACGTGCCGTTCGCCGCGACGTCCGCGAGACCGACGAACGCCAGAGCGGGCAGGGAGGAGAGGATCACGCGCATCCCGCCGTTCTCGGGAAGCGCCTTCGCGCCGCGCTTCACGGACACGTACAGCGCCGCCCCGCCGACCGCCACGTTGGTCACGCGCTGGACGAACAGTGCGAGGAACAACCCGGTGAGGGTGGTGGACGCCTCGGCGATCAGGGCCAGCACCGCGCCGAAACCGACGGCCGCGACCAGGGTCAGTACGATCGCCTGCCGCTGCACCGGCGCCCCCCGCAGCTGAGGACCGCTCGCCAGCACCACCCCCGCGACCGCCACCGCGATGCCCGCGAACTGGAGCAGCCCGGGACGCTCGCCGAGGACCAGCCCGACGGTGACGGGTACCGCGACGCCTACCGAACCGAGCGGTGAGACGACGCCCATGGGGCCGAGCGCGAGCGCTTTGTAGAAGCAGAGCATCGCGACGGGCCCGACCGCGCCGGCCGCGACGGCGAACCACAGCTGGGACCCGGCCTCGCTCCAGCCGCCGGTCGCCACGACGACGGCGCCCAGAACGACCACGGCGACGGCCTGGGACACGACCACGACGGTCAGTGCGGGCGCACGTCGTGTCATCAGCCCGCCGCCGAAGTCGGCCAGCCCCCACAGGAGGCTTGTGGCCAGGGCGAAGAGTGCGGTCATGGCGGGGGCCTCGCAGTACAGTGTGATGAACGGTTCGGTACACCAGACCGTAGTGCATTGCATTGAACTATGTCATCCAAAATATTGGACGGAATGTGTCGGACCTCGACCAGCTCACGCAGTCGCTCGCCCGGAATCTCAAGCGCTGGCGGGGCGAACGCGGCTTCACCCTGGACGCGCTGGCCGCCCGCGCGGGCGTCAGCCGGGGCATGATCATTCAAATCGAGCAGGCGCGTACGAATCCGAGTGTCGGTACGACGGTGAAGCTCGCCGACGCCCTCGGGGTGAGCATCACGACGCTCCTCGACTACGAACAGGGCCACCAGGTCCGGGTCGTACCGCCGGAGCAGGCGGCCCGCATGTGGTCCACGGACGCCGGCAGCCACACCACCCTGCTCGTGGGCACCGAGGCGCGCGGTCCGCTCGAACTGTGGAGCTGGCGGCTGATGCCCGGCGACAGCAGCATGTCCGACCCGCACCCCGAGGGGACGGTCGAACTGCTGCACGTCACGGCGGGCGAACTGACGCTCGTGGTCGAGGGGAAGCGCCACATCGTGCCCGCGGGCGCCTCCGTGACATTCGAGGCGAGTGTGGAGCACGGGTACCGCAACGAGGGCTCCGAGGCGGTCGGGATGACGATGGCCGTCTCCATCCCGCCCGCACGCTGAGACAGCCGGGACGCGGGCGGGATCGAGGGCGCCGGCGGGTGAGTCCGGCGGCCCGCTCAGCCGAGCCGGGGGATCTCGATCGCCGGGCAGCGGTCCATGACCATGTCTAGGCCCGCCGCGCGGGTGCGCTCGTACGCCGCTTCGTCGATCACGCCGAGCTGGAACCAGACCGCCTTCGCGCCGATCGCCGTCGCCTCGTCCGCGACGCCGCCCGCGAGGGCGCTGTTGACGAACACGTCCACGACGTCGACCGGGAACGGGATGTCGGCCAGCGACGCGTATCCCTGCTCGCCGTGGACCGTCTCGGCCTTGGGGTGCACCGGCACGACGCGCTTGCCGTAGCGCTGGAGCACCTCGGCGACGCCGTACGCCGCACGGGAGCGGTTGCTGGACAGGCCCACCACCGCCCAGGTGTCGCCGGACTGCGTGAGGATCTTGCGGATCGTTGCCGGGTCGCCGTACACGCGCTGCCTCCTGGGGTTGAAAGGTCACTGCTCGCGATCAACGGGCGGCGCGATACGGACATTCCCGGGAAGGGGGGCGAGCTGTTCCCGGGTGCGCGTGCGAGCTGTTCCCCGGAAGTCGTACGAGCTGTTCCCGGGACGCGTTACCGGCTGTTCCAGGGAGGGTTGTTGTTCAACGTTGTACTGATGTGTATCGTCACGACCGTTGACTTGAAGTTTCAAGTAACCGTTCCAAGCCGGTCCCCAACAGGCAACAGGAGAGAGCCCCTCACATGACTCCCCCCACCAGCACCCTCGGCGTACCCGTCATCAGCAGCACCGCTTCCGGCCGCACCCCCTCCCTCCACGGGTACGACGCGGGCCTTCTCGTACTGCGGCTCGCGCTCGGCCTGACCATGGCCGTCCACGGCGCGCAGAAGCTCTTCGGCTGGTTCGGCGGAGGCGGGCTCGACGGAACCGGGCAGTTCTTCACCGCCAGCGGTTATCCGGCCGGCGAGGCGATGGCCGTCGTCGCCGGTCTCACCGAGACCCTCGGCGGTCTCGGGCTCGCCCTCGGTCTGCTCACGCCGCTGGCCGGCGCGGCCGTCGTCGGCACCATGGTGAACGTACTCGCGGTGAAGTGGGGCGGCGGCTTCTTCGCCCCCCAGGGCGTGGAGTACGAGCTGCTTCTCACAGCGGCCGCCGCCGCGCTGACGCTGACCGGTCCCGGCCGGTACGCCGTCGACCGCCTCCTGCCCGGACTGCGCGGCCACCGGCTCGCGTACGGCGTCGCCGCCGTGGCCGTCGGCCTGGTGGTCGCGGGCGTGGTCCTGCTGCTCCGGAAGTAGGCACCCCCGGCCTGCGCATAGGGTGGGCCGAATGCAGGAGCAGTACCGGACCGTCGCCCGCGCGGGCGTGCACGAAGCCGAGATCAACAGATCACGCTTCCTGTGCGCGCTCGCGCCCGCAGCGACCGAGCAGGAGGCGCAGGACTTCGTCGCGCGCGTCCGCAGGGAACACCCGACGGCGTCGCACAACTGCTTCGCGTACGTCATCGGCGCGGACGCCTCCGTGCAGAAGGCGAGCGACGACGGTGAGCCGGGCGGCACGGCAGGCGTACCGATGCTCCAGATGCTGACGCGCCGCGAGGTCCGGTACACCGTCGCCGTCGTCACCCGCTACTACGGCGGCGTGAAGCTCGGCGCGGGCGGGCTGATCAGGGCGTACGGGGGAGTGGTCGGTGAGGCGCTGGACGCCGTCGGCACGATCACCCGGCAGCGCTTCCGGCTCGCCACCGTCACCGTCGACCACCAGCGCGCCGGAAAGCTGGAGAACGATCTGCGGGCCACCGGCCGCGCCGTGCGCGACGTCCGCTACGCCGAGGCCGTCGCGATCGAGGTGGGCCTGCCGGAGGCGGACGTCGAGCCCTTCCGCGCGTGGCTCGCCGACGCCACTGCGGGTACGGCGGGGTTCGAACTCGGCGGAGAGGCGTACGGCGACGCCTGAGGCGGGACCCAATACCGAGGTCCGTGGTGGGCGAGGTGCGCAGCGACGCTAACGTGGTCGGTGCCGGCCGTCAGGTCGCGGGATTCGGTGCGTGCTCGGGGGGCGAGGAAGTGAAAATGCGGGTCGGAGCCGTCTCTTGAGGATTCTGCACACGTCGGACTGGCATCTGGGGCGGTCCTTCCACCGGGTGAACCTGCTCGATGCCCAGGCCGCGTTCTTCGACCACCTGGTGGCGACGGTGCGCGAGCGGGACGTCGAAGCCGTGCTCGTGGCGGGTGATGTGTACGACAGGGCGGTTCCGCCGCTCGCCGCCGTCGAGCTCTTCGACCGGGCCCTGCACCAGCTCGCCGCCGCCGGTGTGCCGACCGTCATGATCTCCGGCAACCACGACTCGGCCC is part of the Streptomyces agglomeratus genome and encodes:
- a CDS encoding DMT family transporter, with translation MTALFALATSLLWGLADFGGGLMTRRAPALTVVVVSQAVAVVVLGAVVVATGGWSEAGSQLWFAVAAGAVGPVAMLCFYKALALGPMGVVSPLGSVGVAVPVTVGLVLGERPGLLQFAGIAVAVAGVVLASGPQLRGAPVQRQAIVLTLVAAVGFGAVLALIAEASTTLTGLFLALFVQRVTNVAVGGAALYVSVKRGAKALPENGGMRVILSSLPALAFVGLADVAANGTYSIAAQTGPVTVAAVLANLYPVVTVLCALVLLKERLRAVQAAGAGLAVVGTVLLAAG
- a CDS encoding helix-turn-helix domain-containing protein, yielding MSDLDQLTQSLARNLKRWRGERGFTLDALAARAGVSRGMIIQIEQARTNPSVGTTVKLADALGVSITTLLDYEQGHQVRVVPPEQAARMWSTDAGSHTTLLVGTEARGPLELWSWRLMPGDSSMSDPHPEGTVELLHVTAGELTLVVEGKRHIVPAGASVTFEASVEHGYRNEGSEAVGMTMAVSIPPAR
- a CDS encoding DoxX family membrane protein; this translates as MTPPTSTLGVPVISSTASGRTPSLHGYDAGLLVLRLALGLTMAVHGAQKLFGWFGGGGLDGTGQFFTASGYPAGEAMAVVAGLTETLGGLGLALGLLTPLAGAAVVGTMVNVLAVKWGGGFFAPQGVEYELLLTAAAAALTLTGPGRYAVDRLLPGLRGHRLAYGVAAVAVGLVVAGVVLLLRK
- a CDS encoding CoA-binding protein, producing the protein MYGDPATIRKILTQSGDTWAVVGLSSNRSRAAYGVAEVLQRYGKRVVPVHPKAETVHGEQGYASLADIPFPVDVVDVFVNSALAGGVADEATAIGAKAVWFQLGVIDEAAYERTRAAGLDMVMDRCPAIEIPRLG
- a CDS encoding YigZ family protein; the protein is MQEQYRTVARAGVHEAEINRSRFLCALAPAATEQEAQDFVARVRREHPTASHNCFAYVIGADASVQKASDDGEPGGTAGVPMLQMLTRREVRYTVAVVTRYYGGVKLGAGGLIRAYGGVVGEALDAVGTITRQRFRLATVTVDHQRAGKLENDLRATGRAVRDVRYAEAVAIEVGLPEADVEPFRAWLADATAGTAGFELGGEAYGDA
- a CDS encoding acyltransferase — protein: MPKNRNTFSSLSALAAWRRRLVTSAVHGGWRRLQQAGAVTAERPGRLRFGSIGAGTKLAFPQGTVFGEEWIHLGDHCIIGEQVTLTAGMMPGLDLGPDPILRLGNGVVLGRGSHVIADTTVTIADDCYFGPYVYVTSTNHSYDDPDVPVGKQWPRTDPVEIGPGCWIGTGAVILPGARIGRNVVVAAGAVVRGEVPDHAVVAGAPARVVRRWDAETGWQPPLRTPAPVPIPEGVTPEQLLALAELEAEAAE
- a CDS encoding gamma carbonic anhydrase family protein, giving the protein MAEQALITGVGGKEPRIAPSAFAAPTSVVLGDVLLGAGASVWYHTVLRADCGPIVLGADSNIQDNCTVHVDPGFPVTIGDRVSVGHNAVLHGCTVEDDVLVGMGATVLNGAHIGAGSLIAAQALVPQGMRVPPGSLVAGVPAKVRRELTDEEREGIKLNAAMYLELAKGHREAHAD